A region from the Ursus arctos isolate Adak ecotype North America unplaced genomic scaffold, UrsArc2.0 scaffold_6, whole genome shotgun sequence genome encodes:
- the LOC113268152 gene encoding cytochrome P450 7A1, translating to MMTVSLIWGIVVAVCCCLWLILGMRRRQMGEPPLENGLIPYLGCALKFGANPLEFLRANQRKHGHVFTCRLMGNYVHFITNPLSYQKVLCHGKYLDWKKFHFATSAKAFGHRSIDPSDGNTTDNISKTFVKTLQGDGLNSLTEAMMENLQLVMRRPLVSKSKMPAWVTEGMYSFCYRVMFEAGYLTLFGKDLTGQDAQKRLILNNLDHFKEFDKIFPALVAGLPIHVFKTAHHAREKLAEGLRHENLGKRDHISELVRFLNDMLSTLDDTDKAKTHLAILWASQANTIPATFWSLFQMIRSPEAMKAATEEVNKTLENAGQKISFDGGPICLNQMQLNAMPVLDSIIKESLRLSSASLNIRTAKEDFTLHLQDSSYNIRKDDIIALYPQLMHLDPEIYPDPLTFKYDRYLDENGKTKTTFYSNGIKLKYYYMPFGSGATICPGRIFAVQEIKQFLILMLSYFELELVESQVKCPPLDQSRAGLGILPPLNDIEFKYKFKHL from the exons ATGATGACCGTATCTTTGATCTGGGGGATTGTTGTCGCAGTGTGCTGTTGTTTATGGCTTATTCTTGGAATGAGGAGAAG ACAAATGGGTGAACCACCTCTGGAGAATGGCTTGATTCCGTACCTGGGATGTGCTCTGAAATTTGGTGCCAATCCTCTTGAGTTCCTGAGAGCAAATCAAAGGAAACATGGTCACGTTTTCACTTGCAGATTGATGGGAAACTATGTCCACTTCATCACAAATCCCCTGTCCTACCAGAAGGTGTTGTGCCATGGAAAATACTTGGATTGGAAAAAGTTTCACTTCGCTACTTCTGCAAAG GCATTTGGGCACAGAAGTATTGATCCGAGTGATGGAAATACCACTGATAATATAAGTAAAACTTTCGTCAAAACCCTGCAGGGTGATGGCTTGAATTCCCTCACAGAAGCCATGATGGAGAACCTCCAACTTGTCATGAGACGTCCGCTGGTATCTAAATCAAAGATGCCTGCCTGGGTGACAGAAGGGATGTATTCATTCTGCTACCGAGTGATGTTTGAAGCTGGGTATTTAACTCTCTTTGGCAAAGATCTTACAGGGCAAGATGCACaaaaaagactcattttgaataACCTTGACCACTTCAAGGAATTTGACAAGATCTTTCCGGCTCTGGTAGCAGGCCTCCCCATTCATGTGTTCAAGACCGCACACCACGCTAGGGAAAAACTGGCAGAGGGCTTGAGGCATGAGAACCTCGGAAAGAGAGACCACATCTCGGAACTGGTCAGGTTTCTGAATGACATGCTTTCCACCTTAGATGACACGGATAAGGCTAAGACACACCTCGCTATCCTCTGGGCGTCACAAGCAAACACAATCCCGGCAACTTTCTGGAGCTTATTTCAAATGATTAG GAGCCCTGAAGCAATGAAAGCAGCTACTGAAGAAGTGAATAAAACACTAGAGAATGCTGGCCAAAAAATCAGCTTTGACGGCGGTCCCATTTGTTTAAATCAAATGCAACTGAATGCCATGCCAGTGCTGG atagcATCATCAAGGAGTCTCTGAGGCTCTCCAGTGCCTCCCTGAACATCCGGACAGCTAAAGAGGATTTCACTTTGCACCTCCAGGACAGTTCCTACAACATCCGCAAAGATGACATCATAGCTCTGTATCCGCAGTTAATGCATTTGGATCCAGAAATCTACCCAGACCCTTTG ACCTTTAAATATGATCGATACCTTGATGAAAACGGGAAGACAAAGACCACGTTCTATAGTAATGGAATCAAGTTAAAGTATTACTACATGCCCTTTGGGTCAGGAGCAACAATATGTCCAGGAAGAATATTTGCTGTCCAGGAAATCAAGCAGTTTTTGATTCTGATGCTTTCCTATTTTGAACTGGAGCTTGTGGAGAGCCAGGTTAAATGTCCCCCTTTGGACCAGTCCCGTGCAGGCTTGGGCATTTTACCACCATTAAATGATATTgagtttaaatataaattcaaacaTTTGTGA